From the genome of Rhizobium oryzihabitans:
CTGATCTGATCTGTCACTACAGACTGACTAGCCGTTGGCGACCTTCGGAAAGTAGGTTGCCCAGACCCTGTTGCGGCCCGCACGCTTGGCCTCGTATAGCCGGTCGTCCGCAATCGCGATCAGCTCGTCCCAGCTGTTGATCGTGCGCGCTTCCTGCCAGACCACGCCGAAACTCGCCGTCAGCGACAGCCCGCTTTGTTCATCGATGATCTGCGCTTCGATCAGGCGGCGCAGGCGATCTGCCGTGGCCGTGGCCGTGGCATGGCTGACATCCTGCAGCACGACCACAAATTCCTCGCCGCCATAGCGGGCCAGAATATCGTGCTTGCGCAATGCGCTCCTCAGGAGCCCGGCGGTTTTTTGCAGGGCGAGGTCACCCATGGCGTGGCCATAGCGGTCGTTGATCGATTTGAAATGATCGATGTCGACAATCATTACGCCCAGTGCCTGAAGCTGGTCCTCGCCGGTCAATATTGTGCGAACGGCTTTTTCCAGCGCGCGGCGATTGAAGACGCCGGTCAGCGCATCGGTTTCGGAAAGCGTGCGCAACTGTTCGGCCAGCGCGCGCTGCTGGTTCTCCATTTCCCCCTTCTGGCGAAGCTGTTCGCGCAGGAAATCGAGTTCCTGGAACATCTTCTTCACTTCCGGGGCGACCCTGTCCTGACAGAGAGCCTCTGAAAGATCGCCCGCGGCGATCGCGGCGATCTGCGTTCTGACGGATTGCATGGGCTGGAACAGCGCCGTCCTGTAGACCGACGCCAGCCGCAGCAGGACAAGAACAGCGATGCTGGCGATAAGGAGCGAAACCCCGCCATAGATCAGCGCCTCCTGCTTCTTTCTCTCCATTTTGGCCCGGGTTTCCGCGAGAATGAGGTCGCGCAGCGTATCTGAGGTCCGCATGCCGAGAATATAG
Proteins encoded in this window:
- a CDS encoding GGDEF domain-containing protein; translated protein: MRASIQKIQLTGTIIIAVSSILLATLAALPSVSNYLRYRNNSEQLTRFETALQSAWLVSAERGPANNLMGATSADVKLVEGLAAARKATDDKLSQLEASFAVEIATQPELAKAVADTRRKLAQSREAVDQVAALPPAARSQSAMANAIKSMFKAADSINLLRGRAARSIIMKTPDVAIDIAMTGTAGVMRDRIGRLGSYVVMSLQANRQDQLSYRAKFDTEMQSLMLLKSSLWNYTAAYLSTPRLDKAFRDFETYYFGQALRYAQNTIAIVMPSARPSVRGFSENYILGMRTSDTLRDLILAETRAKMERKKQEALIYGGVSLLIASIAVLVLLRLASVYRTALFQPMQSVRTQIAAIAAGDLSEALCQDRVAPEVKKMFQELDFLREQLRQKGEMENQQRALAEQLRTLSETDALTGVFNRRALEKAVRTILTGEDQLQALGVMIVDIDHFKSINDRYGHAMGDLALQKTAGLLRSALRKHDILARYGGEEFVVVLQDVSHATATATADRLRRLIEAQIIDEQSGLSLTASFGVVWQEARTINSWDELIAIADDRLYEAKRAGRNRVWATYFPKVANG